A window from Nocardia farcinica encodes these proteins:
- a CDS encoding DUF6745 domain-containing protein → MRAQVGDQVRAQVGDQVWAQVEDQVWAQVEDQVGDQVWAQVGDQVWAQVEDWCTGALGRWECGWLSFYAALGRLGIDVSRLDGLVEIERSAGWWWPMRDAVVLTDRPSVISRDKDGRLHSAAGPAVLYRDGFAVHAWHGTRVPADLIETGWDTARILREPNAEVRRCAIERMGWDVFIASSGMRQVGDAVPDPGNAPHTLALYDLPDTLSDMFEEPARILLCTNGSPERDGTRHRFGLVVPGHHTDPVAAAADLYDIPVQAYRQLEVRR, encoded by the coding sequence GTGCGGGCCCAGGTGGGGGACCAGGTGCGGGCCCAGGTGGGGGACCAGGTGTGGGCCCAGGTGGAGGACCAGGTGTGGGCCCAGGTGGAGGACCAGGTGGGGGACCAGGTGTGGGCCCAGGTGGGGGACCAGGTGTGGGCCCAGGTGGAGGACTGGTGCACCGGCGCGCTCGGCCGATGGGAATGCGGCTGGCTGTCCTTCTACGCCGCGCTCGGCCGGCTCGGGATCGACGTCTCACGCCTGGACGGACTGGTCGAGATCGAGCGCTCGGCAGGCTGGTGGTGGCCGATGCGCGATGCGGTCGTCCTCACCGACCGCCCGTCCGTCATCAGCCGGGACAAAGACGGACGCCTGCACAGCGCGGCCGGACCGGCCGTGCTGTACCGGGACGGATTCGCCGTGCACGCCTGGCACGGCACCCGCGTGCCCGCCGACCTGATCGAGACCGGATGGGACACCGCGCGGATCCTGCGTGAGCCCAATGCCGAGGTGCGCAGGTGCGCGATCGAGCGCATGGGCTGGGATGTCTTCATCGCCTCATCCGGCATGAGGCAAGTAGGCGACGCCGTACCCGATCCGGGCAATGCCCCGCACACGCTCGCACTCTACGACCTGCCTGACACCCTCTCCGACATGTTCGAGGAGCCCGCCCGGATCCTGCTGTGCACCAACGGGTCACCTGAGCGTGACGGCACCCGCCACCGGTTCGGGCTGGTCGTGCCCGGCCACCACACCGATCCCGTCGCCGCAGCCGCCGACCTCTACGACATCCCCGTGCAGGCGTACAGGCAGCTGGAGGTACGCCGATGA